The sequence below is a genomic window from Halosegnis marinus.
TAAAGTTCAGTCAGACGCACCAGCCATATCGACCAACCAGTTAAACCGACTAGTTGAACCAATTGGTTAAACCAACTGGCCCAAACAATTGAACCATCCAACCATGTGCACCAATAGATGCAGACTATGTCACGAATCGATCGAATCAGATGGGAGATCCACCGCAATGAGGAGACCAGTTAGTCTATCGCGTCGAACAGTGAGTCGAGGCGATCACGCTGCTCTTCGACATCCAGGTGACGGTAGGCCGCTTCGGTCGTCTTCAGATCAGCGTGACGGCCAAGATCTTGTGCTTCACCACGGTCCCGTTTGAACACCTCTCCAATTGCTCCTCGTCGAGCCCCATGTGGGAGGAGATACTCGTGGTCGTCACCAGTGTCGATGCCAGCCGCCTGAGTGAGCGTCTTAAGACGTGTACGCACGCCTGCAGCCGTTAGCGCAGGTGGAATGATCTCGTACTCACGAAGAACTGCATGGATACTGCCACAGTCGTTAACGAGCGTCTCGACTTGTGAGTGACCTGGGAGCTCCGCTTGGCGAGCAGCTGCCCACAGCGATGGGCCATGGTGTGAGGCAAACACGGGCCATGAATCGCTTGCGGGCTGTTGGACTCGCTTGTGACGGGTGAGGTAATCGACAGTAGGGCCTGGAATCGGGTGCCAAACGTGTTCTTGCTCACCCTTACCGAGTATCTGAATCCGGCCGCGATCGAGATCAACTGATTCCCAACGGAGTCCAGCTCGCCCATCGCGCTGATCGTCGCTTCGTCGGGCGATTTCACCAACCCGAACGGCAGAATAGTATAGCAGTCCGATTAACGCACGATCTCGTAATGCCGCTCGAAGCTCGCCTCGCGAAGAATCGTCGTTGAGAGCGCTGTCAACGGCGTCAGTTGTGTATGAGAGCAGCCGGTCCCGTTGTTTTGGTGTCCAGAATTGTTGTTCGCTCCGGGAGCGGGTGTCCGTAGGGAGAGCCTCCTCGACACTCGCCTTCGCAGCTGGATTCGTGTCCAGGAGATCCCGACGAACCATCCATTCGAGGCATGCCCGGAGATACCCGAAGTAGGTTTGCGCAGTCGTGCCAGCGATCCCCCCCGACGAGACACGCCCACGAAGCCGTTCCGCGTACGCGATTAGGTGGCGTTCGCCCGATCGATTCAGTGAATCGAGTCCGAGAGATCTGTCACCCATCCACGAGAGCCACCGTCGCAGCTCAGACGCCGCAGAGCGAGCGTACGCGCCGTTCCACTCGACTGTATCCCTGCGCTGAAGCCACTGCTCAATGTCTTGTTCTTCTGGGGCAGGATCTTTGGAGACGGTCCAGAGGTACTTCGCGATAGCTGTCGTTAGCTCGTCATCGACCACTAATTCAGGCTTCGTCGTTCGATTCTCGATTGCTGCATCGTACGGAGTATCACTCATGTGCGTGCTTGGGCCCTCAACCCGGGCGTTTCCGGAGGGATCTCCTCGGACAGCTATACTGCAGGAGGGTCCAAATATCTACTTGTGTGTTCTGCCACACACACAAGTGAATATCCATGATCTGGGAATCGCCGAAAACAGGCGATTCAGACATTATCTCGGGGAGATACGCCGACAGAAGTAGCTATACACCATATGTTACGATATGTAAATTCGAATTTGATGATGAAGCGAGAGTCCTCAACCCGCTACTCAACCCACTTCGAAAGATCCTGTCGATCCTCCCCAACGACATTATTGCTCAGGTACTGGAGCTGTTCATCGGGCGTCTTGTCCTGGTTTACGCCCCAGTTAGCGTGGAAGTAGACTTTGAAGCAGTCCAGCGTAATTCCGTTCCACTCGGCGGAAAAGCCCAGTATGTTGTGCGGATAGGTCACCTCTCTTCCGTTAAACGCCTCACGTAGAGCAACGAAGACATCGTTGAGAAAGCAGATCACGTAGTAGTGATCTTCACCAAGTAATTCTAGCTGATCAAGAAACGTATCGATGTCTTCGTCCTTGACCTCGACAGCATTCGAATCGGGGTTCACGCGCTCCACCAAATCAGTCATGTACGCGCCCTCTAATCCAGCATTCACGACATAATCACGAAACTGGTCATTTTGGTGTTTAGGATTTGTTGAGTGAAAATTCTGGAAGTCAGACGGGAGATGTGTCGACGGATTCAGCGAGAGTAGCACGATCGCCGGGCGCAATGATTCGCGCCGCTCCGAGATATAATCACCAAGCCGCGTCGGGTCCTCCTCGACACACCCGTCGTCAGGGAAGGACGAGCTCCAAAGTGCCCAGCTCGCCGTTGGGTATTCATGCTTCAACCTCTCCAACGTACGCTCCTCCATCAGCCGAAGCTATTCCCTAACGCAAAATAAACCCACCCTGGTCTATGGGTATCTGAACCAGTGATCCCGTATTCGGTGATCGATCTCCACAAGAATCGATCCCTCTCAATGCGAGAACCCGATGTCGTATAGTAGACGGGGAACGGATCGGATGGCTCTCTTCTCGACCCAGGACCCACACGTTTGTCGGACACCTCGTTTCTGTTGAAGACAACATTCAGAAGCCCTCAAAGAGGTGTATTTGCGTTTGAGTGTGACTTACAACCGTAAGCCAGTGCACACCGCGTTTCCGGTGTACTTGACAGTAGCTCCAGATGAATCCGAGAAGGAGTACAAAGCCTCGTGAGGGAGTATACATGCTGACCCATCCTCAAGACACCGCGTTTCCGGTGAAAGGGAACAGAACCGATGAAGATATGTGGGGAGTCACAAGCCACGACCCCTCGTCGAAGAGAACGAGATAGAATATCGAAAGCCGAGTCCCCACGACTGATTCCTGCGCTTACTCTACTACTTGTTCCGCATCGACGTCTGGCTGGAGCACTTGCTGAATCACCTCAGGATCTTCGAGGAGCTTATGCTGTGTATACGCGCCTTCGGCACTACCGCCACTATGGCGCGTCTGCTCAATGACGTCGAGGAAGGCATGCTCTTTCAGTAGATCACGCACACGCCGAAGCGAGAGCGTCTCAGACGCTTCCTGTCGACAGATCTCCTCGTATAACTCGTAGATACGGCTCGTTCGGAAGCCATCCTCGTGGTCCGGGTCGTTCATCGAGAGAACAGTCAGTGCCTGGAGGACATATCGCGAGTGGGGCGTCGAGCCACGAATGAGCTCGCGGAATCGATCCGTCTCTGCGCGCTCGCGCGCCTGGATGACGTACTCCTCGCGAACGCGTGAGTCGCCTTTGGACTGCGCGATCTCTCCGGCATAGCGGAGGATGTCGATTGCTTTGCGGGCATCCCCGTGCTCGCGAGCGGCGAGCGCAGCCGCCTTAGGGACGACCGAGGGCTCAAGCACGCCCTCGCGGAACGCGTCGCTTCGGGCCTGCATAATTTCGCCGAGCTGTTCGGCGTCGTAGGGCGGAAAGACGAATTCACGCTCACACAGGGAAGATTTGACGCGTTCATCCATCCGCTCTTTGTACTTGATCTTGTTACTGATCCCGACAACGCCGATCTTACAAGAGTCGATCTTCCCTGCTTCGCCAGCGCGCGAAAGCTGCATCAGAATCGAGTCGTCCTCGAGCTTGTCGATCTCGTCGAGGATGATCAACACGACATCGAAGGTGTCATCGAGAATGCTCCAGAGCCGCTTGTAGTAGGTTGCCGTGCTAATGCCCTTGTCCGGGATGTTAATCCCAGTGAGCTCGTCGTCGTTGAGCGCGGCGGCAATCGTCTGTGCAGCCTGGGTCTCTGTGGTATCCTGCGCACAGTCGACGTAGGCGGTGCCGACGGTGACCCCTTCCTCCTCGGCCGTGTCGACCAATCGCGACGTGACGTACTTGGCACACAGCGATTTGCCGGTGCCCGTCTTGCCGTAGATGAGGACGTTACTCGGGCTCTGCCCGAAGATCGCGGGGTTTGCGGCGTTCGCGAGCTGTTTGATTTCGTCGTCTCGGCCTACGATGCGGCCTTCATCGGGTAGGTGGCTGATCTCGAGAAGTTCCTTATCGGTAAAGATAGGATCCTCCCGAGTGAAAAGATCGTCTCCCTGTGACATGCGCTTGGCACCGCATTTCCGGTGAAATTACTTGAATCTACCTCCCAGACACACACACCACGTTTCCGGTGAAACACGGTGCGAGGGCGTAAGGATCGCAGTCGAAACGGAGGATAGGATTCATCGGAAGGGCGGTTGTTATCGGAGTAGACCGCCACGAGAGCCCGTGTACCATCGGGACGCGAATTGTGTTTGGGTTCACGAATTGCCTCAACTACACGAAGAGCCGCACCTCCGACTCCCTGCGTGCCGATATCGAACGTTGGAGCAAGGACTCTTGCTCCATCGAATCCACTAGAAATTGGAGTCACTGAGCTGTTCCGACCGTGGGGTCTTAACTCTAGGCAAGACACGTGTCTAGATCTTGAGTGAAGATCGGCCGAGAATAGCCTCCTCGAGAACCGTTAACCACGATTTCACCGGAAACGTGGTGTGTGTGTCTCGGTAGGGTGCCAACGACCACCTATCCCCAGCTACTCTCTCATTCCTCGTATCGCGCGGAGCGTGGATCGTCGCTTAGGTGTCGCGACGAGACAGGGGTGAGTCGTGGTCACTTCTTCGCTCCACCACGACCGAGGTGGGGACACCGGGCTTCCGGTGAACTTCTCCACCCCTCGATTGCTATCCGGGATTTCATCGGAAACGAGGTGTGTTCTTCGTTCGTATGTTCTACGAACGACAGCCTACCCTTGATGTCCTGGTGCCCGTGCTTTCACCGGAAACATGGTGTCTGTCTCGACGAATTGTTGTTCGTAGCCTCTACGAACGCACTATATCTGGTCTCGCCGAATCGTCGCGAGATCCTCGGCACGGCGCGTTGTCCGGTGGCTTCCGTCAGTCACGAGTAACATATCTGGAGCTGTGATCACGGGGGCTGTGTCACCACGCTCAAATCCCGCGTCGCGAGCGTTCGGCAACTGGACTTGATAGCCGTGGCCTTCGATCTGGACTGCCGTGTAGACAATACGATAAATCGAGTCCGCATCTCGTGCTACACTCCCAACGAGCTCAACACGTTCACGGCCATCGATCCGATTTCGATTTCCGACGAGGAGTGTCCCATCGACCGCAACGACGAAAAGATCAGCGAGGGTGGTCGTCTCTCCGTCTACCTCTTCGACAAGCCCAGCCGTCCGGGCTGGCTTCGTGATTTGAAGCGCGAGCCCGCCCCCTGAGTTTTTGATGCTGTTGGCCATTCGTTCGTAGTTGCTGGGAACACGACTTGGTGGTTTGGGTAGTCGCTCGGCTGACCTAGATGCCCCTGTTCAATTGCCTCTTATATTTGCTCGCCACTGACATTCGTCATCCTCTCCCGAACAGTTAACTCACCGACGGATCTGCGCACATATATGGATAAGCAGAACGAACTGTATGAGGAAATAACCCCGATCCTCACTGAAGATGAGCTCGATGAATTACTCAATCTAACTTCCGGACCGCTCGATAGTGCGGCCAAACTCCAACGTGATGCGTTCAGGCGGCATATCCGAGAACGCTCCGAAGATGAACCTGATAAATTACGGGTAGCTCTCCAGGAGCTCTTCAAGTGGGATAACTATCCCGCTGCGATCGCCCTTTGGGCTGGCTACATCGAAAAAGCCGATTCACTCCGTTCCGAGGCACGAAGCTTCCAAAGTAGCGACGCGATCGAGTACGCTCTGATCGAGCGTGTCGGCCAACCAGTCTACAATTCCAGCGATTTTGGAAAGGATGAGCTTGACGATGCCGTTACTTGTGTCCTGCAAACATCAGCTGTAGCGCAGTACCGGCCTGAATTCTGGGCAGATGATGAAAAAGCGAGAGCACGAGTGGTG
It includes:
- a CDS encoding Cdc6/Cdc18 family protein — translated: MSQGDDLFTREDPIFTDKELLEISHLPDEGRIVGRDDEIKQLANAANPAIFGQSPSNVLIYGKTGTGKSLCAKYVTSRLVDTAEEEGVTVGTAYVDCAQDTTETQAAQTIAAALNDDELTGINIPDKGISTATYYKRLWSILDDTFDVVLIILDEIDKLEDDSILMQLSRAGEAGKIDSCKIGVVGISNKIKYKERMDERVKSSLCEREFVFPPYDAEQLGEIMQARSDAFREGVLEPSVVPKAAALAAREHGDARKAIDILRYAGEIAQSKGDSRVREEYVIQARERAETDRFRELIRGSTPHSRYVLQALTVLSMNDPDHEDGFRTSRIYELYEEICRQEASETLSLRRVRDLLKEHAFLDVIEQTRHSGGSAEGAYTQHKLLEDPEVIQQVLQPDVDAEQVVE